GCGCGCGAAGATGCCGCTGAACGAGAAGAGCATGGTGGCGTGGGTGGGGCTGCGCGGCGCGGTGCCGATCGTGCTGGCGACGTTTCCGCTGCTGGCGGGCGCCGAGCGGGCGGGCACGCTGTTCAATATCGTGTTCTTCATCGTGCTGACCAGCGTGCTGCTGCAGGGCACGACCCTGACGCTGGTGGCGCGGTTCCTGCGGGTGCGGGAGGCGTTGCCGACCGTCACGCAGTACCCGATCTCGTACACGCCGACCGGGCATAACAAGAACGAGATGGTCGAGGTGGAGGTCCGGCCCGGCAGCGCCGCCGACGGGCAACGCATCATGGACCTGCGCCTGCCGCCCGAGGCGCTGGTGATCCTGATTCACCGGGGCGGTGAGTTCCTGATTCCGAAGGGCGCGACCGAACTGACCGGCGGTGACAGTGTGCTGGTCCTGGCGGGCGAGCGTGAACTGCGGGAGGTGGAAAGCAAACTGCACCTTCCGGCCGGGGCGGTTGTCTGACCTGCAAAGACACGGGGGACACCGGGCCAGTACGGCGGTGTTACCGTGGGGTCATGACGACCACCGCCGAGAAATCTGCCGCCCGTGACACGGCACTCTTCGACCTGATCACCCAGGAGGCCGAGCGTCAGCAGCGCGGCCTGGAGTTGATTGCCTCCGAGAACTTCACGTCGGCGGCGGTGCGTGAGGCGCAGGGCAGCATCGTGACCAACAAGTATGCCGAGGGGTACCCCGGCAAGCGCTGGTACGGCGGGTGCGAGGTCGTGGACCGCATCGAGCAGCTGGCCATCGATCGCCTGAAGGAACTGTTCGGCGCGGCGTGGGCGAACGTGCAGCCGCACAGTGGGTCAAGTGCGAACCTCGCGGTGTACAACGCGCTGATCGAGCCGGGTTCCGTGGTGCTGGGCATGGACCTGAGTCACGGCGGGCACCTGACGCACGGGAACCCCGTGAACTTCTCCGGGCTGCGCTACCAGATCGTGGGGTACAAGGTGAACCCCGAAACCGAACTGATCGACATGGACGAAGTTCGCCGTCTGGCGCACGAGCACAAACCGAAGATGATCATTGCGGGAGCCAGTGCGTACAGCCGCACCATCGACTTCGCGGCGTTCCGCGAGATCGCCGATGAGGTCGGCGCGATCCTGTTCGCGGACATCGCGCACATCGCGGGACTGGTCGCGGCGGGCGTGCACCCGAACGCGCTGCCGCACGCGCACGTGGTCGCCAGCACCACCCACAAGACCCTGCGCGGGCCGCGCGGCGGGATCATCCTGAGCAACGACCCGGAACTCGGCGCGAAGATCGACCGGGCCGTGTTCCCCGGTTACCAGGGTGGCCCGCTGGAGCACGTGATCGCCGCGAAAGCCGTCGCGTTCGGCGAGGCCCTCCAGCCGGAGTTCAAGGAGTACGCCGCGCAGATCATCCGCAACGCGCAGGCGCTCGCGCAGGCCTTCCAGGACAAAGGCTACCGCGTGGTGTCCGGCGGGACCGACAACCACCTGTTCGTGCTGGACCTGCGCCCCCAGGGCCTGAACGGCACCAAGGCCACGCGCCTGCTGGACGCGAACCACATCACGATCAGCAAGAGCACCCTGCCGTACGACACCGAGAAGATCATGCACGGCGGCGGCATCCGCATCGGCACGCCCGCCGTCACCACGCGCGGCATGGTGGAAAGCGACATGCTGAAGGTCGCCGACCTGATCGACCGCGCCCTGAAAGGCGAGGACGTGAAGGAAGAAGTGCACGCCTTCGCCGGTGGCTTCCCGATTCCCTGAACGCAGACTGTCGGTGGGGAGCGTGGCCGCAGTGCCCGCTCCCCATTCAATTCCCCACCAATTACGCTCGGTACAGATAGGGCTGGAATTATTGCCTGAAGGCAGAGTGGTGGTGTACTGTAATTCATGCCTCCCAACCCTGGTGACCCCACCCACATCCTCAGTGCCTACGCCGACGCCGTGCACGCCCGCGACGCCGAAGCTCTGCTCGCCCTGTACCACCCCCACGTCACCGTGTACGACATGTGGGAACACTGGCTCTACGACGGCCAGCAGCAGTGGCGCGGCATGGTCGAGGGCTGGTTCGCCAGCCTCGGCGACGAACGGGTGCAGGTCACCTTCGACGACATCCGCAGCACCGTCACGCCGGAACTGGCCCTCGTGCACGCCTTCGCCACCTACACGGGCCTCAGCGCCACTGGCGAACGCCTGCGCGCCATGAACAACCGCATCACCCTCACCCTGACCCGCAGCGGCGACCGCTGGCTGATCCTCCACGAACACAGCAGCGCCCCCGCCGAATTCAGCAGCGGCAAGGTCAACCTCCACCGACCAGCGTGAACAGGGCACCTACACTGAGATCGTGAATCGCCTTGAGCTGCACGATCCCCGCTGGGCCGCACTGCGCGGCGGATACCGCACACCAGAAAACTTCCCAGAACTGCTGCGTGACCTGTCCGGCGCCCCCACACCTGAACTCTGGGACGCCCTGCATCACCAGGGGGACGTTGATCTGGGTTCCTACGCCAGCCTCCCCTATCTGCTGGACGCAGCGGAGAACGCCACTGCACAGGATCAAGTCGAATGGATTGCCCTGAGCGCGCTGATCCTGGCCCTGCGTCATGCTGAACGAAATCCACAGCCTCCCCCATGGCTGACCGAGCAGATCGGACACAGCGAGGATCGTCTGCTGCGCATCGCCCTGGCTGCACTGGCGCAGAAAGAGGAACGGGATGAATCGTCGCTGGCCGTACTGCTGGGGGCCGTGGCTGTGGCACAGGGTCAGGCGCGACTGGGAAACGTCCTGCTGGACTGGCAGGAAGACGGGTTGTGCATGTCGTGTGGTGAGGTGTCTATCCCCGGCTACATTCTCTGAACTCAACAGTAGAAGGCCGCGCCTCTCCCCTGCTGGGTGGCCCGGCCTTCAGCGGTTCGGTGGGGGTTAGCGGGGCAGGACCGATGTGCCCATGAGGTGCTGGTCGATGGCGCGGGCGGCCTGGCGGCCCTCGCGGATGGCCCACACGACGAGGCTCTGGCCGCGGCGCATGTCTCCGGCGGCGAACACGCCCTCGACGTTGGTGTGGTAGCCGCCCTCGTCGGTGTGGGCGTGGGCGTTGCCGCGGGCGTCCTTGTCGATGCCGAAGGCGTCGATGACGCTGCCGACGGGGCTGACGAAGCCCATGGCGAGCAGGACGAGGTCGGCCTTGTGGATTTCCTCGCTGCCTTCGACTTCGGTGAGTTTGCCGTCAATCAGTTCCATGCGGACGGTCTTGACGCCCGTGACCTTGCCGCCCTTGCCGATGAATTCCTTGGTGGCGATGGCGAATTCACGCACGGCGCCTTCCTCGTGGCTGGTGCTGGTGCGGAGTTTCATGGGCCAGTAGGGCCACACGAGGGGTTTGTTCTCTTTTTCCGGGGGCTGGGGCATGACCTCGAACTGGGTGACGCTGGCGGCCCCGTGGCGGTTGCTGGTGCCGACGCAGTCGCTGCCGGTGTCGCCGCCGCCGATCACGATGACGTGCTTCCCGTCGGCGCGCAACTGCTTTTTCAGCTTGTCACCGGCGTTCACGCGGTTCTGCTGCGGCAGGAACTCCATGGCAAAGTGAATGCCGTCCAGTTCGCGGCCGGGCGCGGGCAGGTCGCGGGGCTGCTCGGCGCCGCCCGCGAGGAGCACGGCGTCGAATTCGGCTTTCAGTTCGTCGGGAGTGACGGTCTTCTTGCTGAGGTTCGTGACGCGGCTGCCTTCGGGCCACGCGCCGACCAGGGTGCCGGTGCGGAAGGTGACGCCTTCGGCTTCCATCTGTTCGACGCGGCGGTCGATGTGGTGCTTGTCCATCTTGAAGTCGGGAATGCCGTAGCGCATCAGGCCGCCCACGCGGTCGTTCTTCTCGAACACGGTCACGTCGTGCCCGGCGCGCGCGAGCTGCTGCGCGGCGGCCAGCCCGGCGGGGCCGGAACCGATCACGGCGACCCTCTTCCCAGTCTTGACGGCGGGGGGTTGCGGGGTGACCCAGCCTTCCTGCCAGCCGCGTTCGATGATGCTCAGCTCGATGCTCTTGATGCCCACGGCGTCGCCGCCGATGTTCAGGGTGCAGGCGGCCTCGCAGGGCGCGGGGCAGATGCGGCCCGTGAACTCGGGGAAGTTGTTCGTGGAGTGCAGGGTGTCCAGCGCGCTGCGCCAGTCGTCCTGGTACACGAGGTTGTTGAAGTCCGGGATGATGTTCCCGACGGGGCAGCCGTTGTTGCAGAACGGAATGCCGCAGTCCATGCAGCGGGTCGCCTGGAGTTTCGCGGCGCCACTGTCGAGCGGGATCAGGAACTCGTGATAGTGCTTGAGGCGCGCGTCGACGGGCGCGTACTGGTCCTTGATGCGCGGTTGGTCGAGGAAGCCGGTGATCTTGCTCATGGTGTGCTCCGTGTGTGCGGGCGGCCCGTCCGGGTGTGGGGCGGGCCGCGCCGGAGGTTACTTGGTCAGGGTGCCCTGCGCGGCGACCGCGTTGGCGGGCTGCGCGGTCTGCATGCTGGTGGTGTCGGCGGCGTGCACGGTGCCGGCGTCGCTGTCGGTGCGTTCCCGCAGGGCGCGCTGGTACTCTTTCGGGAAGACCTTGACGAAGCGTTTCAGGGCGCTGTCCCAGTCGTCGAGGAGTTCGCTGGCGCGCTGCGAGCCGGTCCACTTGTGGTGGCTTTCCAGCAGGGAGCGCAGGTTCGCCTCGTCGCTCCGGCCCATGTGCAGGCCGCTGGCGGGCGTGTGGGCCAGTTGCTCGGCCTCGGATTCCAGGGGCAGCAGGTCGACCATGCTGGTGTTGCAGCGCTGCGCGAACTTGCCGTCCACGTCGTACACGTACGCCACGCCGCCGCTCATGCCCGCCGCGAAGTTCCGGCCGGTCTGGCCGAGCACGACGGCGGTCCCGCCGGTCATGTACTCGCAGCCGTGGTCGCCCGTGCCTTCCACGACGGCCTGCGCGCCGCTCAGGCGCACGGCGAAGCGTTCGCCCGCCACGCCCCGGAAGAAGGCCTCGCCGCTGGTCGCGCCGTACAGGACGGTGTTCCCGACAATGATGTTCTCCTCGGCCCGGCCGCGGAATTCGA
Above is a genomic segment from Deinococcus seoulensis containing:
- the glyA gene encoding serine hydroxymethyltransferase, whose translation is MTTTAEKSAARDTALFDLITQEAERQQRGLELIASENFTSAAVREAQGSIVTNKYAEGYPGKRWYGGCEVVDRIEQLAIDRLKELFGAAWANVQPHSGSSANLAVYNALIEPGSVVLGMDLSHGGHLTHGNPVNFSGLRYQIVGYKVNPETELIDMDEVRRLAHEHKPKMIIAGASAYSRTIDFAAFREIADEVGAILFADIAHIAGLVAAGVHPNALPHAHVVASTTHKTLRGPRGGIILSNDPELGAKIDRAVFPGYQGGPLEHVIAAKAVAFGEALQPEFKEYAAQIIRNAQALAQAFQDKGYRVVSGGTDNHLFVLDLRPQGLNGTKATRLLDANHITISKSTLPYDTEKIMHGGGIRIGTPAVTTRGMVESDMLKVADLIDRALKGEDVKEEVHAFAGGFPIP
- a CDS encoding YybH family protein, with protein sequence MPPNPGDPTHILSAYADAVHARDAEALLALYHPHVTVYDMWEHWLYDGQQQWRGMVEGWFASLGDERVQVTFDDIRSTVTPELALVHAFATYTGLSATGERLRAMNNRITLTLTRSGDRWLILHEHSSAPAEFSSGKVNLHRPA
- a CDS encoding glutamate synthase subunit beta → MSKITGFLDQPRIKDQYAPVDARLKHYHEFLIPLDSGAAKLQATRCMDCGIPFCNNGCPVGNIIPDFNNLVYQDDWRSALDTLHSTNNFPEFTGRICPAPCEAACTLNIGGDAVGIKSIELSIIERGWQEGWVTPQPPAVKTGKRVAVIGSGPAGLAAAQQLARAGHDVTVFEKNDRVGGLMRYGIPDFKMDKHHIDRRVEQMEAEGVTFRTGTLVGAWPEGSRVTNLSKKTVTPDELKAEFDAVLLAGGAEQPRDLPAPGRELDGIHFAMEFLPQQNRVNAGDKLKKQLRADGKHVIVIGGGDTGSDCVGTSNRHGAASVTQFEVMPQPPEKENKPLVWPYWPMKLRTSTSHEEGAVREFAIATKEFIGKGGKVTGVKTVRMELIDGKLTEVEGSEEIHKADLVLLAMGFVSPVGSVIDAFGIDKDARGNAHAHTDEGGYHTNVEGVFAAGDMRRGQSLVVWAIREGRQAARAIDQHLMGTSVLPR